The Streptomyces sp. WZ-12 genome segment AGTTCAGCATGATCGTGGTGATCACCTCGCTGACCCCGCGGGTGGTCTTGAGCAGGCCCGCGATGCCGGACCAGACCGCGCCCACCAGCATCGCGATGACGATGAGCAGGATGATCTGGAGGGCGCCGGGCAGGGCGATGGCCCCGCCGACGGCGGCCGCGGCGAAGGCCGCCAGCCGGTACTGCCCGTCGACGCCGATGTTGAAGAGGTTCATCCGGAAGCCGATGGCCACCGCGAGCGCCGAAAGGTAGTACGGCACCGCCTTGTTGATGATCCAGACCTGGCTGTCGCTGTAGTGACCGTAGTCGGCCATGATCCCGTAGGCCCGGAACGGGCTCTCGCCGGAGGCCAGGAAGACCAGCGAGCTGATCACCATCGCGGCGACGATGGCGAGCACCGGCGCGGCGATGGCCAGCAGGACCTTGTCCCGGGTGGCGCTGCGCGCAAGGGCGTCAACGGCGGCCCGCTGTCCGCCCGTTGGCGCGGGGGTGGTCGTGCTCACTTCTGCGCACCCCCTTGTGCGGCGTCGTCCGACGCGCTGAGGTGGCCGCTGGCGGCACCGGTCATGGCGGAGCCCAACTCCTCCGGGGTGATCACGGCGGGGTCCGCGTCCGCGACCAACCGGCCCCGGTACATCACCCGCAGGGTGTCGGACAGGCCGATCAGCTCGTCCAGGTCGGCAGAGATCAGCAGGACCGCCAGGCCCTCCCGGCGCGCGGCGCGGATCTGCTCCCAGATCTGCGCCTGCGCGCCGACGTCGACCCCGCGGGTGGGGTGGGCGGCGATCAGGAGCTTGGGGTGGTGGCTCATCTCCCGGCCGACGATCAGCTTCTGCTGGTTGCCGCCGGAGAGCGAGGCCGCGGTGACCTCGATGCCGGGGGTGCGCACGTCGTACTCGGCGACGATCCGCTCGGTGTCCGCACGGGCGCCGGCCAGGTCCAGCAGCTTGCCCCTGCTGTTGGGGCGCTCGGTGACGTGGCCGAGGATGCGGTTCTCCCACAGCGGGGCGTCCAGCAGCAGGCCGTGCCGGTGGCGGTCCTCGGGGATGTAGCCGATGCCGCCCTCGCGGCGAGCGCGGGTGGTGGCGCGGGAGAGGTCGGCGCCGTCCAGGGTGATCGTCCCGCGGTCGGGCGTGCGGGTGCCCATGACGGCCTCGACCAACTCGGCCTGCCCGTTGCCCTCGACGCCTGCGACGCCCAGCACCTCGCCCTTGCGGATGGTCAACGAGATGCCGTCCAGCACCGTGCGGACCGCGCCGCCTTCGTCGGTGGCGGTCAGGTGCACGTCCTCGACCCGCAGCATCTCCTCGTCGGTGACGGTGGATTCGCGGGTTTCCGGCGACGGCAGCTCGCTGCCGACCATCAACTCGGCGAGCTGCTTGGGGGTGGTGGCGGCCGGCTCGACGGACGCCACCGTGGTGCCGCGCCGGATGACGGTGATGTCGTCGGCGACCGAGAGCACCTCGCCCAGCTTGTGCGAGATGAAGATGACGGTCAGGCCCTCGGACTTGAGCTCGCGGAGGTTGTCGAAGAGCGCCTCGACCTCCTGCGGGACCAGGACCGCGGTCGGCTCGTCGAGGATCAGCGTGCGGGCGCCGCGGTAGAGCACCTTGAGGATCTCCACCCGCTGCCGGTCGGCGACGCCGAGGCCCTCGACGAGCACGTCGGGGCGGATGTTCAGCCCGTAGGCGTCGGAGATCTCCCGTATCCGGGTGCGGGCGCCGGCGCCGATGCCGTGCAGCTTCTCCGCGCCGAGGACGGTGTTCTCCAGCACGGTGAGGTTGTCGGCGAGCATGAAGTGCTGGTGCACCATGCCGATGCCGCGGGCGATGGCGTCGCCCGGGGAGTGCAGGGCGACCTGTTCGCCGTCGAGCGCGATGGTGCCCTCGTCCGGCTTCTGCATGCCGTAGAGGATCTTCATCAGGGTCGACTTGCCGGCGCCGTTCTCGCCGCACAGGGCGTGGACGGTGCCGCGGCGGACGGCGAGGTGGATGTCGTGGTTGGCCACGACGCCGGGGAACCTCTTGGTGATCCCGCGGAGTTCTACAGCAGGGGCGTCCTGATCGGGCGGGCTGCTGCTGGTGGGCGCTGCGTTGATGACGCACTCCCCTCAAGGGCGAAGGAGCGGAAGAAAGCGAAGAAGCGGACGGCGGTGGGGCGTTGGCGCTCCGGGTGACGGCGCCGTGCCCAAAACCGCGGGAGCTACGGCGTCTCCTTGACCTTCACCTGACCCTCGATGATCTTCTTCCGGGCCGCGTCGATCTGCGGCTGGATGTCCTTGATGAAGCCGCCCGAGGTGGCCAGCGAGACACCGCCGTGCTTGGTGTCGTAGGTGTGGACTCCGGTGAGCGGCTGGTGCCGCTGGACGCTCTGGATCAGGTCGAAGACGGCCACG includes the following:
- a CDS encoding ABC transporter ATP-binding protein gives rise to the protein MANHDIHLAVRRGTVHALCGENGAGKSTLMKILYGMQKPDEGTIALDGEQVALHSPGDAIARGIGMVHQHFMLADNLTVLENTVLGAEKLHGIGAGARTRIREISDAYGLNIRPDVLVEGLGVADRQRVEILKVLYRGARTLILDEPTAVLVPQEVEALFDNLRELKSEGLTVIFISHKLGEVLSVADDITVIRRGTTVASVEPAATTPKQLAELMVGSELPSPETRESTVTDEEMLRVEDVHLTATDEGGAVRTVLDGISLTIRKGEVLGVAGVEGNGQAELVEAVMGTRTPDRGTITLDGADLSRATTRARREGGIGYIPEDRHRHGLLLDAPLWENRILGHVTERPNSRGKLLDLAGARADTERIVAEYDVRTPGIEVTAASLSGGNQQKLIVGREMSHHPKLLIAAHPTRGVDVGAQAQIWEQIRAARREGLAVLLISADLDELIGLSDTLRVMYRGRLVADADPAVITPEELGSAMTGAASGHLSASDDAAQGGAQK